The nucleotide sequence CGAATTCAGATCGCGATCGACAAGCGGCGCTTTGGCAAGGAACTGCTTCATTTCAGTTCGTCCGCTACCCGTGGTCCCCTCTCCCATGAGGACGGCAACGATAATGGCTGCAACCAGACCAAAGAACATTGAGGAAATAAAAAAAACTTCTACCAGTTGACTGAAATTATTCTGGTTGGTTCGGGAGGGATCAAAGTTGGCGATGACCAGCACATTGATCACCAGCATGGTCAGTCCAAATCCCACTCCGGCAAGTAACGCTGCCCGCTGACAGGAATCGCGCCAATGCAATCGGGCCAGAGCCGCTTTCCGCGAGAGGGGAACAATCGGCTGCTCTGGGATGGAACCCGTCAATAACCCCTTCCACCAGACCTGAAGCTGTTCCCACTGGGGGCTGGGCAGCGCTGTCCCATTCCGCACATGGGCAAAGGCACGGGTCCCCTGGTACCAGGCAGCGACGCCGAGGCTCTGCATCAGAATAAATTCACCCAGCGTGACGGTACGCCAGGGTACGATTTCCTCGTTATATCCATTGGGGAAGTAGCGGGAAATAAACCACCAGAACAGCGCGACTACCACGGCTGACCAGAAAATGCATTTCGTCAGGCTGGGTGCGTGCAGGCTCCAGTAAACGGCGTGTCCCACCAGGATCAAGGTCACCATAAACAACAGTGGTCCCAATAGAGGCCAGTAGTCCGCCAGCCAGCGATCGTCGAAAAACAGAACGCGATACAGACCATTGGTCACCAGTTGTAATGCGACCACCAGCCCCACCATCGAGAGCATCATCCAGGTGGCAATCGAAGTCGAAGAGACAGGCAGACCCAGACAGAATTTCTCACTGCCGGTGAGCGCTTGCAGACAGACACCAATAAAAAAAATGTATGAAACACCCAGGTAAGCAAAATGGTAATCAAACACATTCTGCTCAAGATGTTCGAAACGCAATCCCTGCACTTGCATGATAATCCGGGAGACCAGGGGGCACAGTACCAGGGCACCTACCGCCAGCGAAGCTCCGAGGCGGGCTCGTTTACAGAAATTTCTGGTCGTCATTAAGAAGGCAGATGACATCAGGGACACCTCTTTATTTCATTAAGACTCAAACCAACAAACCACACACATCTCATTCCATTCAGAAAACAGTCAGCGATGCCGATTCCAGGAGATCGCTAAAGGAATCGTGGCGAAGGGCGCGAAGATCAATGCCAACAGAACCGTCAATCCTAAAAAACCGATCCAGTTATCCGGCATTGTCGGCTGTTGAGACATCCAGAGCTCGAACAGAACCAGTCCAGTCAGGCTGAAATACAATGCCACTTGTCTGGTTCGCTTTTGAATTAAACAACGTTTGCTGGCATCCAGGTAAGCGCCGATGGTGGCACTGATGATCACCAGCGAATAAACCAGGAAAATGATTGTTCCTAAAGCCTGCACGGCCTGATAGCTCCCGCTCGCTAGCAGCAATTGCTCGATTATCACGTAAGCAATATTGCCCACGATCACAACGCCCACAACCGTATTGCAGAGCCACTGGCGGCCGGTCCAGCAGAGTGAGAGTAAATTCGCAGCCAGAATCCAGAACCCAATCATCGCGACACTGGAATAAATCAGATTTTGTCTCAACCAGTCATTCAAGTCATAAGTGGAGTGAAATATCTCTGTCCCCTGTATCATCAAAAAACCGGCGTAACTGAGCAGCAGCGCCAGTTGAATCAGGACCACGACAAACAGGATTGTTTTCGCCATATTCCCGAACATCGTCGCGGACAACTCCCTGTCCGACAGCGGCGTCATCGCCAGAAAGCGATTCATTTCCGTATTACCGGTTCCGGCGAGGCTGCCTGCCAGCATAATCACCACACCAATCGCCGCGATGCCGGAGAGCACCAGCGTTGTGATCTGAAATGTTCCCGAAAGCTCCAGCAGGTTATTCAACTCAGGACTGCTGGAATCATACATCGCAACGGAAGCCAGATTCACAATCAGCACAGCCACACTAAACAGGATCCCACCCACAATGACCGCCCGCTGACAGGAGCCACTCCAGTGCAGGCGCGCGAGTGTCATTCTCCGTGAAAGCGGAACCGACAGCCGTTCGGGAATCCTGCCGGTGATCAATGCAGTCCACCAGAGTTGCGCCTGCTCCCATTGCGGCGTCGGCGTTGCGGCGCCATTACGAATGTTCGCAAAAGCGCGAACACCTCCCAGCCAGGCAACCAGACTGACCAGTTGCAGCGTGACAAATTCTGTCAGCGTCACATAGCTCCAGGGAACGATTCCTCTGGCAAAACCGTTTGGATAATAACGGGCGACGAACCAGAAAAACAGCAACCCAAAAGCCATCCCCCAGCCTGCGACTTTCAGAAAACCGGGCGCGTGCATACTCCAGAAACAGTGATAACCGACCATCACCAGCGTGCCAAGAAACAACAGTGGACCCAGCACGGGCCAATAGTCGGCGAGCCAGTGTTCGTCAAAAAAGACCAGTCGATACAGGCCATTTGTAACCAGACT is from Gimesia maris and encodes:
- a CDS encoding EscU/YscU/HrcU family type III secretion system export apparatus switch protein; protein product: MSSAFLMTTRNFCKRARLGASLAVGALVLCPLVSRIIMQVQGLRFEHLEQNVFDYHFAYLGVSYIFFIGVCLQALTGSEKFCLGLPVSSTSIATWMMLSMVGLVVALQLVTNGLYRVLFFDDRWLADYWPLLGPLLFMVTLILVGHAVYWSLHAPSLTKCIFWSAVVVALFWWFISRYFPNGYNEEIVPWRTVTLGEFILMQSLGVAAWYQGTRAFAHVRNGTALPSPQWEQLQVWWKGLLTGSIPEQPIVPLSRKAALARLHWRDSCQRAALLAGVGFGLTMLVINVLVIANFDPSRTNQNNFSQLVEVFFISSMFFGLVAAIIVAVLMGEGTTGSGRTEMKQFLAKAPLVDRDLNSTLFRNLLKTLGLTFMGIVVALTLSLIIAGIWHGAEVFQVLLSPVIRGGSSILPVFLLVIGFWVIAANMISVFWTGRSWFYFMAIGVFFGGIVFYIILMNLGDTLFRNSMLYHYMTIVLLLLPPLLICAGTFAAYMVACRRKLISQTGSIVALVLWMCSVTGVLIWMLERSQYYHGVVWGLLLIYATLAALVLAPFATIPLALSWNRHR